DNA from Musa acuminata AAA Group cultivar baxijiao chromosome BXJ1-5, Cavendish_Baxijiao_AAA, whole genome shotgun sequence:
TCTTTCCCAAGATTAAGGGGAAATTTGAACCCTACGGACTAGCGTTACATGTATGTAATCTCCATGAAAATGAAGCCCTAGGGAAGCACATCATGAAGGTGTTAGATAGGTGATATAAGCGTAACTCTTTGTTTATTGTGCTACGACAACATATATCTACGGATAGCTCCACAAGCTCACCTCCTCGGAGAGCTCCGGCGGGTCATCGGACCTATGCGGGCTTAGCCTTGGTGGGCTCATCAGCATCCCCTCGGCCATGTTCACCAACAACTGCGGCATGTCGAATATCTCCTCCTCGTCTATGTAGCTCCCTGGATGCTGATGGGAAGCAGCAGCAGGCTTCGGCACCAGTGAAGCCGCGGCCTCCGCGGCCGCCGCACGAATATGGGTCGGAGAGGCCGAGGCTGGCGCCGGACGCGAGGCGATCTCGCCGGGGAAGTTCAGCACGGCGTCGGTGCCGCGCAGCGCATGCGCCGCCACGTCGTAGGCCACGGCCGCCATCTCGGCGGTCGGGTACGTGCCGAGCCAGATGCGGCTGGCCTTGCGCGGCTCGCGGATCTCCGACACCCACTTGCCGCTCCGGTACCGGATGCCGCGGTAGCTCAGGTGCCTCCGGGAGGCATCCGGCCGCATGCGCGTCTCGCTCTCGGCCTGCACCGCATTACCTCCCTGGTCACAACAAGGCAACAGCTCGGGGAGTCGAGGTGGGGATGCTCGGCCGCCCTCCACTGCACGCCAACAGTGCACGTGGGGATGGCCGTGCACGTCCGAAGGGCGTTCAGCCATGCATCTGCCGAGAGCAAAACGATAGTAAGCGTTAAGGGGACAGTTCACGTGATCATGTGGAGTCGTCGTTGTCAGCTGCGTGCTGTGGGATTGCGCTGCAAACGGATCGGGACGAAGGGGAAGTGAGAGAGGGGATTGAAGAGCAGCATTTAAGGTGGAAAGTGAACGAGAAGGCGACGGTGGGATCAGAGGAAGCGTGGGGTTTTCGCAGGAAGGGGCAGCAGCGTCAACGGTGTATGATTTTGGGTGGCACGCGCTTTGGTTTTGGATGTTGGGCTAGCAATTAGCTGTTATCCTCGGAGCAAATCCAGCCACCCGAAAATAGGTTTTTAATGTAGCTCAAGCTTATACTCACCTCATGTCAACCATCTAACCATTAATATAATCTTATGTTAAGTGCCACTTGTGATGTTTATGGAGTTGTTTACGTGCTAAGCCACTTTTAGGCGTCGGTTGATGCTGTGGTCAAATTGTCTTCCGCCCGTATGAGGCGGTGGGTGAATCTTTTATTCGTTGCTTTGGGTGGTCTCAACAGAAATAAACTTTGAGCCAATGAACtcctaaatatatttataatttgaatttatttttatttttgttatatataattttatgatggTGTTTTCTATCCTActgtcaatatttttttattatttgtatttatttaaaaaatagacTACAGCAATCGATTTTTAAGGCTCTTAAGACAACACCCAGTGTGCCCTTTGCAAGCTTATACAACACATCAGTCAGACATATCTTATCTTAATCGCAGCTGATTTATCATTGTGCTCAAATCGCAGCCGAGAATATATGGGTTGGTTCGCTCGAGTCAGTGAAGCTTCAGAAGTCATGTCAGTCATGGCGAGGAAGAAAATTGCATGCTTATATATGGATAAGAAAGGCCGATCGAGGTCTGGGAAAGGTCTTCGTGTGACGGTGCAAGTAATATAACCTCGCTGTCCTTTTACGTCCGACTCATTTCACGTGCTAGGAAATCAAAAGGAGAACAAATCCAACCGATCCTTAAAATGTCCGAGTCAAATGGCTCAACTGAGTCGAAGGACAAAATAGCGTCAGAGTTGCACTTGGAATGGATGCGTTCGATATCCATTCCCCCGTCAGTGTGCAGGTGATGTGGGACTTGAGGACCGGACGTCGAAATCAAAGCGATACGCTGAGAAAAGTTAGGTGGACAAGGAAGATATTGCCTGTCCCCTCTCCGTTGCTTCGTCTGTAGTTCGGGAAGCTAATCAGCACGCATTTGCTTGCAAGAACATCGTGGTGTAGTACTTGGAAGGAAGGAGCCAGGTAGCCGCCCCCTCCTCCTGCCTTTGAGGTAAAGATCACGCGGACGGAGGAGAAATATATTGTGAACCAACCCATGGCGGCCGGCCTTCTCGTCGCCAACCACCCCCGATTCTAGAGGCATCTGGTCGATTGAAAGCGAGCGGCGGAGCCAGCGCAGCGGAGAGACACGGCGAGAAAACCACCGCTGCCCTCGCATTCGATCGCCGAGCGACTCATCGACCTCCACCACTCTTGCGGCGTCGACTGAGATAACGAAGAAGGGAGAGAAAGGACAGGGTGAGGCCGCCGGAAAGTTGTGATGGAGAAATAGATGGAGAGCGAGGACAGCAGGTTGTCGGCAAGCGACGTCggctattataattttattgtgatttataataccattttatgtatctacattatttttatatctacattatttttatgtttctacATTATTTTTATACGCACAATACTACACAATACATGATTTATAATATCATTTTAGTAAATTTATGTATCTATAATTCTAACGGTGTCGGTCTGTCCTctctaaaatatttttctgatataatataaatattttttttataaaatctatatgATAATGATATGTTATTATGATCTTTTAGTTATTTAGAGAAGATAtattataaacctattatcattttttatgataatgaGGTGTAAATTGGATTATGATTCGATGATTTTTCTCACATTCAGttttttatgtaaaaaatttAGAGTCTTCCAAAACAGTGATACCAATTTACTTCTTTTCATTATGCTTAAAATATTTGAAACCTAACCACAGCAAAATATAATACTTACAAGTTAAATATGagttatatatctaattcatctaAAAGCTTGTAGCGATATCCATACTAGATCCAGCTGTTGACTAGGTGGGTCCCTTTTGGCCTCTCCGTTCGCCTTGGCTGCCGCACCCTCGGTGAGTCGACTATAAAAGACGCGCGTCGCACGCTCAGCCGTGCCGCGGGACTTGCGGGGCCAAAGACGAGATCGACACCATTGGATCGGTGGGTGCACGAATCTGACAGTTCCGTCCTTCGACAACGGACGCTTTATGCGGTGTACGCGTGTAGTCCCGTTGAGGATCCGAGTTCAAGCGACGCAGCAAACGCAGGGAAAAAGAGGTGTCGCTTGAAAACGTGGGCCCCATCTAGTTATGGGGTGACGATTGGAAATGTCGCGTGAAATGTAATCCGTATCTTTCGGTGGATCTGCCGAGAGGTCGTCCTTTTCCCGACCTAACCTCCCCCCTTTGCCCTCGAGAGTCCATTTCGAGTCGGCCTAGGGTTTCGGCCGTCACTTCGCCGATAAAGAACTGCTTCGATCGCAGGTAACAATTTCCTCAGAATCCATTGAATGTTTCGATCATGCTAATTTCTCGTTATTTTCTTCGTTTCTCATACGTATAGATCAAACAAGTTCTTATCTTTTTTTTACTCCTATCGATAGATCATCTGTGATTTCTCTGGCCTCAGGTTAATGACTTGATCTGTTTACTAATGTTCTTTTCCTCGGCAATATTTTTGCATCCTTCTTTGAGTCTTCTGATCTCTTTTGGCTGCTATGTTTTTCGTCGGATGAATTTCGGATCCTAACATGGAACGCTCTGCTGCATAAGAGTGTTAGTCGTCATATCCCCAAAATTTCTTGTTCCAATATTTATTTAGCATTATGTCTCTGAGATTTTCTGCCGAAAGGGAGGTTATCACCCTTGAAATGGTCATCTCTGGGTTCTCATTTCTTGTACCTGATGAACCTTGGTATTTAGATCGAGATCAACCTGCATACAATATCTAGCATAGGGCTGGATATTATTGCAAGAAGTGCTTTGCTCCCACTGCTTAGTTTGAGACGAACCGACATACACCATCTAGCATAGGGCTGCATCTTATTGTGATAAGTATCTTCCTGCCACTGCTTAATATGAACCTTGTTGGAGCAGAATATGAAATGCTTTGTTTGTGGGGTTCTGTTTCTCTCTTAGCTTTTGCTTTTGTTTGGTAATAGTATAGCAGAAGAGAGAAAAAGAGGGAAAAAGATGGGCCAGGGTCTTGCAGTTACATGCATGCTTGAAGTAAGAAGGTTAGAAAGACAACAAATGGTAGATTTGCATAGCTAAGCAATGAACTGCCTGAGTCTTGGATGGGTGAATTTGCATTAGTCAGGTGCAAACAAAGGAGACTAGAGAGGCAGGCATTAGAAAAAGATAATATTGGGAAGATGAATGAGTTGGTGTGTTAAATAATGTTGAGAAGGATGTGCCTGAATAGATAAATGATCTATCCTCTATATCTTAAGTAATTAAcacaattaataaattattattaacgAGAGATAACTATTGTTAATGAGAATTAGCAGGGAAAGGGGCTGAGCTGTGATTTTCTTGGTTTACTTGATCtcattcttaaattttttttggcGATTTTTATATGACATCAAATTTCAATATGGTGTTGTAACTCATGATAATCTGTTAGCAGAGAGGATACATGATTATCACTTCTTTATGCACTTTAAATTAGGTAATTATTTTTATGGTAGTTGTACTTCTATCATGGACCAAGATTGAATAACATTATTGTCTTAATCCTTCAACTAATGACTAGATCAATCCTGTGTCATACGTGAGGATTTTAGTGGTCTACTGTTTTGGCAAAACTTTACTATTATCATGGTTGGCTTTTTTtattgatatggttatcttttttTCTCCAGATTTAGGTTCTTGTTGCTAATTAACCAGAATGTCAAGGTCGATTTTCTGTGGAAATTTGGATAATGACACTCGCCATTCTGAGCTTGAGCGGCTTTTCAGCAGATATGGGAAGGTTGACAGGGTGGATATGAAATCAGGTAACTTCCTATAATACTGTTGTATGACACCAGAATTCGAGGGTTTTTTTGACACATTCTCTGAAGCCTTTTTCTCAGACAATTGTTGTTACAGTTGCATTGATGCAGTTTTTGAACTATAATCTTTGGATGATAAATTAGTGTAACCACAAATATGCATGTTGGAAATGGTGCTGTTTCCGTTCGTGGTTCTGGGGCTGTCTGCTGGTCAGCGTATAGTTAGCATTTTATTATTCAGTTTGGTTTCCTGGGCCAAGTGGATCTGCAACGAACTGAACTTTCCTTTTCCTCATGATCCAgctttcgttgcaggttctaagtAAGTAATATGCACATATGCTTCTGACAGCATAAATTTTCTTTTGCCATATCTACGAATCTGAATGCTTGTGTGGATTGGCCTTGCACATGAGggcattttcaataaaaaaaattcagttaCATCATTATATATTTCTTAGTGGCATTGGgaggcaaaaaaagaaaaaaaaacaagaagtTATTATGTCCTCTGAATATGCTGTGATGTGAACTTTCGGTGTGTATGATATCAAGAAGGAAGACCACACATGAAGTTGATAATTTTTGAATTATGGTCCCGGTTTATGCATTTTGAAAAGTCCCCACACATATTGACGTGGGACAGAACTATTGTGAACCATTCCACATGGTGCATAGTGGCAGGAGACCTGTTTTGAGGTTTCCTAGGGATTTGGAATCAGGATAAGTTTAAGAAAGCAGTATGTTTTTGAAGGATGATCCTCCATACTCAACAATTTCTTTGCCGCAGGAATATATTGGAGAATACATGCTCTTCTTGCTTGTTGGGCGCATGCATTCAACAATCCTTCCAGCTCGAGTTCATATTGCCTCTTTCCAGAGAGCTGATCCATTCCGCAATTCAATCGCATTTCATTCACACGGAAACATTCTCCACAAGACTATTGCCTTTAATTTCTCGTGAACTTTGCCCAGCCTTCCATCCCAACCATGTTTCCATCCTGAACAGCCTGGCTGGAGAATATGTATGGAGGAGGACTCTCTGTACCATGGCCTACCACAATACCTGTCTTTTGGACTAATGTTCTCTGACGTCATTTAGTTACCAGGTCTGTTTCTTTTTTCTATGGTCATTTTCTAGCTCGCTCTCTAAGAGATAGATGGCTAGATACCGAATCTCTGAATGGGTCTGCCGGAGGCCCTTCAGACTGGGTTCACTTAAGAAGGATTAGCATGGAAAGGTAATATCAAGTCAGATAAtttcatgataaaatatattttaccaTGCTTCCACTATTTTGTAGGGTTTGCTTTTATATACATGGATGATGAGCGTGATGCTGAAGATGCAATACGTGGACTTGATCGGCTAGAGTTTGGCAGACATGGGCGGCGGCTCCGTGTTGAGTGGACAAAGGCAGGGTGCTAGCAAAGCCTATGTTTTTGGTAGATGATTAAGCATGCTGACCTTAGGGGATAATAGTATCTCACTCATGGAACTTCTCTCTGCAGCAAGAAAGGAATAGCAGAAGGTCTGGCAGTTCAAGAAGGCCTTCGGCTAACACAAAACCTTCAAAGACCTTGTTTGTCATAAACTTTGACTCAATCAACACCAGGACACGGGATTTGGAAAGGCATTTTGAGCCATATGGAAAAATTTTGAATGTTAGGATTCGAAGAAATTTTGCCTTCATCCAGTTTGATGCTCAGGACGATGCAACAAAAGCACTAGAGGCTACCCACATGAGGTAAAGTGACGTTACATTCGGGTTTTTCGATTCAACAgtgtaaatattatatatattttaattctaaTCTATCTTTTTGTTGATGTAATTTATCTTCGAAATCCTTTTTCAATTTCTCTTTAAAAGTATTTGTGATTGAGCGCATGTTCATCTTTTTGCATATACTGGTGACCTGGATGATCTAGCACATCCTAGCTTCATATAACATGGAAGTTAAACTGTAGAGATCTGTTTGCATTCCGCTTGAAGCTGCTATGAttaagattcatataaccatcatCACTGAACTAATCATGGATCAGTTACTACTTACCATCAATGGTCTGAGACCCCTTCACCGAGTAAGATGCCTAGGAGTTAAGATCGTTGAAGTATTTTCTGGATTTCAGTCAACTTTTTGGGTAGGGTGTGGGATTACTTGTTTATGGTCTGTACCTCATAACCAGTTCAATTTTCTGTACTTGTTTTATTGATGACTTTTGCTTATCATTCATGACAGAGCAGCAAGTTCATAAATTTCTGCTTATCAGTCCATGAAGTTAAAGTTCACAATTTCTGCTTGTCATGTGCAGCATCGTCCACCATTTTCTGATTCATAAGTTTACCTATTGACTACGCAGTTAGTAATTTTACATGTACTTGTTGCAGTGAATTTTACGTGTAGCTTCTTATTTAACAGAAACAAACAAAACTCATTCTACAAACTCATAATAATGAACCTGATTTGGAATGATCTGACTCAGTTGCTCTGAACTTACTTgtgggttttctttattttctaatTCATTGGACAACCAGCAAGCTGATGGATCGGGTGATCTCCGTCGAGTATGCAGTCCGTGATGATGACGATAGAAGAAACGGCTATAGCCCTGATCGGAGAGGTCGGGAAAGGTCAAGAAGCCATGATCGAGGACGGTCTTCAAGTCCTTATGGTAGAGGCGTGGAGAGGGCGAGCCCCAACTACGGTCGTGCTCCCAGTCCATATGCCAAGGCCAGGGAGAGGGGAAGTCCTAGCTATGAAAAAGCTCAAAGTCCTGCCGATGATAGAGACCGCAGGTGAGTAGTGCTTGGTACCGAGTCCCTTTAGTGTTGCACCAGTTTTTCGGGATCACTGTTCTTGCACAATGTCAAACTACTATTTTGTTGGTGCAGTCGCTCCCCATGAAGGCAGGCAGTATCTGAAGCGCTCGGTTCCTGTTGATCCCAAAAAGTGTGTTGTTGTGCAGCTTATCCCAGTAGATGTTTGTTTACTTTGCCATGATCAGAGGTCCCCATTAGATTGTGTGTGATGACTTAGCTTATCTTGTTTTCTCATTAGAAAATAGGCAAGGGAAGTGTTTTTGCACTGTACTTGTCTTTGACACCTTGTTCATTATTTCTGGCTTCTATATAACACTCCGATTTTGTTTCAAGAATGTCATTGCCTTGCGGTAATGATATTTGGgtgaaaaattttaatttctaatttattttattttcaatcaAGTATTATCAACATATTCATGAACAATTGTGTAGATTTGATAGATAGAagataaaatgaagaaaaatgatatATAGTTAAAAGGGacaatataattaatattaatggtgCAAGGAATGAATATTCAGTGGGATACCTAAGAAGATTTTACGATAAATTATATAACAATGATTGAAATTCTTTTCATTTAAGTTCTGTACAGTTATCggtgatgataaaaaaaaaactatgcagCGGATTTGAGATATGAGGCAGCTGATTTGTTGGGATTATCAGGGAATTGATTTCCTGTCCTGTTAACATTGGAACAAAAACATAAAACTTATAGGTCTGATGTTGAGTCCTGTTGGTATCATCAGAACAAAAACATGGTAGGACTGAAGCAATCATTATCCACAGTCAAACAGAAAAGCAAAATCTGTAGAAGTTCCGAGGCATCACTGGGAAGTATAAAAGCATCAAACTTTATCAGATTGTTGTTGATGTCAGATCAAATGTAGGGATCAAAATAGGGCAAAACTGATTAGAAAGAAAGAGAGTTCAAATGGCCTACTTCATCTTTAATCCATGAGGCGACACAATTTTCCTTGTTGTTGTTGAATGCACATGATCCAAATTATTTGCTAGCTTAGGGAAGCAGAAGAAATATCCCTATATAGGAACCGACTTAAATGAACAGTTTGGAAAACCCTCCGACACCCCAGTAAATAGCAACTCCAGTATTT
Protein-coding regions in this window:
- the LOC135674941 gene encoding ethylene-responsive transcription factor ERF027-like — encoded protein: MAERPSDVHGHPHVHCWRAVEGGRASPPRLPELLPCCDQGGNAVQAESETRMRPDASRRHLSYRGIRYRSGKWVSEIREPRKASRIWLGTYPTAEMAAVAYDVAAHALRGTDAVLNFPGEIASRPAPASASPTHIRAAAAEAAASLVPKPAAASHQHPGSYIDEEEIFDMPQLLVNMAEGMLMSPPRLSPHRSDDPPELSEEVSLWSYP
- the LOC135673482 gene encoding serine/arginine-rich splicing factor RS41-like isoform X1 produces the protein MSRSIFCGNLDNDTRHSELERLFSRYGKVDRVDMKSGFAFIYMDDERDAEDAIRGLDRLEFGRHGRRLRVEWTKQERNSRRSGSSRRPSANTKPSKTLFVINFDSINTRTRDLERHFEPYGKILNVRIRRNFAFIQFDAQDDATKALEATHMSKLMDRVISVEYAVRDDDDRRNGYSPDRRGRERSRSHDRGRSSSPYGRGVERASPNYGRAPSPYAKARERGSPSYEKAQSPADDRDRSRSP
- the LOC135673482 gene encoding serine/arginine-rich splicing factor RS41-like isoform X2 gives rise to the protein MDDERDAEDAIRGLDRLEFGRHGRRLRVEWTKQERNSRRSGSSRRPSANTKPSKTLFVINFDSINTRTRDLERHFEPYGKILNVRIRRNFAFIQFDAQDDATKALEATHMSKLMDRVISVEYAVRDDDDRRNGYSPDRRGRERSRSHDRGRSSSPYGRGVERASPNYGRAPSPYAKARERGSPSYEKAQSPADDRDRSRSP